One window of Candidatus Nitrosocosmicus arcticus genomic DNA carries:
- a CDS encoding PQQ-dependent sugar dehydrogenase encodes MHHRLKLLISFFAISMILLSTITSSYIQVSYGAYAKAPLSPTGPTVNDDTLTVEKVTGGLDFPTSMAFLGPNDILVTEKATGKVMRVTNGFVLPQPVLDVPVASAIERGLLGIAISKQPDGKTFVFLSYTESGNGVDSSDVDALVDPLGNRLYRYEFVDGRLINPVLLFDLTAIPPNTRGEHNAGKIRIGPDNNVYYMVGEVGGHRTQAQNIIDGPAPNGLGGVLRITQDGDLVDPGDPIFGEGLPLNVYYAMGIRNSFGMDFDPLTGNLWDTENGPVAGDEINLVFPGFNSGWFQVQGYVDEDLLEHGTTEADLVYFGKGQYADPKFVWTLPVGVTALKFLNSFKLGDQFANNMFVGDINNGLLYRFTLNEGRDAIFINDTYVGNVELLEDNEIDDPKENQPLIFGQGFGGITDIQVGPDGYLYILSYTGSVYRILPIADSIVPKSQPSSPPSSPAQNGTLTSQAVSAVILGIDGDNSYSPEPIEIESGQTVTWYNGDTISHTVTSGQDGDPDEGVLFDSDSIIPNQSYSLKFVEAGEFDYYCIYHPTMVGQVVVNQPDTSSSTSEDSPEDSPEDSPEDSTDEGDEEN; translated from the coding sequence ATGCATCATAGACTAAAACTCTTGATTTCTTTTTTCGCTATATCCATGATTTTACTTTCCACCATAACTTCTTCCTATATTCAGGTTTCTTACGGGGCTTATGCTAAAGCCCCTCTGTCCCCTACTGGACCCACAGTCAATGATGATACCCTTACGGTTGAAAAAGTAACTGGTGGGTTAGACTTTCCTACCAGTATGGCTTTTTTGGGTCCTAACGATATTCTAGTCACTGAGAAAGCTACAGGTAAAGTGATGCGAGTTACAAATGGTTTTGTGTTGCCTCAACCTGTACTTGATGTACCCGTAGCAAGTGCAATAGAACGCGGCTTGTTAGGAATTGCCATTTCAAAACAACCTGACGGAAAAACTTTTGTTTTCCTATCTTATACTGAATCAGGCAACGGCGTAGATAGTAGTGATGTTGATGCTCTTGTTGATCCATTAGGAAATAGATTATATCGTTATGAATTTGTTGATGGTAGATTGATTAATCCTGTTCTTCTCTTTGATTTAACTGCTATTCCTCCAAATACAAGAGGAGAGCATAATGCCGGTAAAATTCGAATTGGTCCTGATAATAATGTGTACTATATGGTAGGAGAAGTAGGGGGTCACAGAACCCAAGCCCAAAATATAATAGATGGACCAGCTCCGAATGGTCTAGGAGGCGTACTTCGAATCACTCAAGACGGTGATTTAGTAGATCCCGGCGATCCAATATTTGGTGAAGGGTTGCCTCTTAATGTCTACTATGCCATGGGTATTCGAAATAGTTTTGGTATGGATTTTGACCCATTGACAGGGAATTTATGGGACACCGAGAATGGACCAGTGGCAGGCGATGAAATAAATCTTGTTTTTCCTGGATTTAATAGTGGTTGGTTTCAAGTCCAAGGCTATGTAGATGAGGATTTACTAGAACATGGTACCACAGAAGCAGATTTGGTATATTTTGGGAAAGGCCAGTATGCTGATCCAAAGTTTGTGTGGACATTGCCTGTTGGTGTAACAGCCCTTAAATTCTTAAATTCATTTAAACTTGGAGATCAATTTGCAAACAATATGTTTGTAGGTGATATTAATAATGGCTTGTTGTATAGGTTTACACTAAATGAAGGACGAGATGCTATTTTTATAAATGATACTTATGTTGGTAATGTAGAATTATTAGAAGATAATGAAATAGATGATCCTAAAGAAAATCAACCTTTAATCTTTGGACAAGGTTTCGGGGGAATAACTGATATTCAGGTGGGTCCGGATGGTTACTTGTATATTTTAAGCTACACTGGGTCAGTTTATCGAATATTGCCTATAGCTGATAGCATTGTTCCAAAATCTCAGCCAAGCTCCCCTCCAAGCTCCCCTGCTCAAAATGGCACTCTAACATCTCAGGCCGTTTCGGCAGTTATTTTGGGAATAGATGGTGATAATTCCTATTCGCCAGAACCGATTGAGATTGAGTCGGGACAAACAGTAACGTGGTATAATGGAGATACAATATCTCATACGGTAACCTCAGGACAAGATGGTGATCCAGATGAAGGGGTTTTATTTGATTCTGATTCTATAATTCCAAATCAATCCTACAGTTTGAAATTTGTTGAAGCTGGTGAATTTGATTACTATTGCATTTACCATCCTACTATGGTTGGCCAAGTAGTTGTGAATCAGCCCGATACTTCTTCATCTACGTCAGAAGATTCCCCAGAAGATTCCCCAGAAGATTCCCCAGAAGATTCCACCGATGAAGGAGATGAGGAAAATTGA
- a CDS encoding VOC family protein, with protein sequence MLSNKNALANIAVKNLEISRKFYETILGLEVIGSVGEEVVVYRCGNAAMIVYQSQYAGTNKATSATWVVGEDMDVLVKELKSKGVQFEHYDMPNTTLKGDIHFDGDMKVAWFKDPDGNILNIINK encoded by the coding sequence ATGTTGAGTAATAAGAATGCATTAGCAAATATAGCTGTTAAGAATCTAGAAATTTCCAGAAAGTTTTATGAGACTATTTTGGGACTGGAGGTAATTGGTTCTGTGGGAGAAGAAGTAGTAGTTTATAGATGTGGTAACGCTGCTATGATAGTATATCAATCACAATACGCTGGAACTAATAAAGCCACTAGTGCCACTTGGGTGGTGGGGGAGGATATGGATGTCTTGGTAAAGGAACTTAAATCTAAAGGCGTACAGTTTGAACATTATGACATGCCTAATACAACATTAAAAGGTGATATTCATTTTGATGGTGACATGAAAGTGGCCTGGTTTAAAGATCCCGATGGTAACATCCTAAATATCATTAACAAATGA
- a CDS encoding proteasome subunit beta: protein MTTIIGIKTTEGVVLASDKRASKGFFIGSKIVQKISKLDDTLAIAIAGQLSDAEHLIKVAGAERKLIELRRGFPLSVKESSRLIANLAYSGLKNYQPYYVELLVAGVDARGSHVNVADMSGAITNEDYAASGSGAPIAYGVLESLYHFDITNDEAKEIAKKAVAAAMERDPGSGNGIDVLVISKLVKTDQVVI, encoded by the coding sequence ATGACTACCATAATAGGAATTAAAACAACCGAGGGAGTAGTACTTGCATCAGATAAAAGAGCGAGCAAGGGTTTCTTTATCGGATCCAAGATAGTACAAAAAATTTCCAAACTAGATGATACACTTGCAATTGCTATTGCAGGACAGCTATCTGATGCGGAACATTTGATTAAAGTTGCTGGAGCCGAGAGAAAATTGATAGAACTACGTAGGGGATTTCCATTGAGCGTTAAAGAATCTTCGAGACTAATCGCAAATCTAGCTTACTCAGGGCTAAAGAATTATCAACCATATTATGTCGAGTTACTAGTAGCAGGCGTAGATGCCCGCGGATCACATGTAAATGTTGCAGATATGAGTGGTGCGATTACAAATGAAGATTATGCTGCATCAGGCTCGGGAGCACCCATAGCTTATGGAGTACTTGAAAGCCTTTACCATTTTGATATTACAAATGACGAAGCAAAGGAAATTGCCAAAAAGGCCGTTGCAGCGGCAATGGAGCGGGATCCAGGTTCTGGCAATGGAATAGATGTTTTAGTCATATCTAAATTGGTAAAAACCGACCAGGTTGTAATATAA
- a CDS encoding MarR family transcriptional regulator gives MQLTKLLLPQCETNNCGNIQDYMEILKVDHKVQNQTTKSKTYDNYFSLYSKHTTDYRIDNEKITIAINDVHNNDKKILSLLRKEMWSTYSFKALERKLDIHQQSLSRALKRLLELNLIEKTSSGYKLVERNAYNLNPVLDDNLLNEELEIDKSKKNRKYKQLIQIYMPIKGNIEPIVDHLTRKWFGNLRWFGLTKKETGFRLQWIVVDKYSNSKIFQINVSVISDYVILESDAISDSEKVEAMHYSNRIIEEIVKVLKGNLHEEHIPKKEYTPVYTNDIKFSQNRNN, from the coding sequence TTGCAATTAACTAAGTTATTGTTACCCCAATGTGAAACTAATAACTGCGGTAACATTCAGGACTATATGGAAATTCTGAAAGTAGATCATAAGGTTCAAAATCAGACAACTAAGTCGAAAACATATGATAATTACTTTTCATTATATTCAAAACATACAACGGACTATCGGATAGATAATGAAAAGATTACAATAGCTATCAATGATGTTCATAATAACGATAAGAAAATTCTATCATTGCTGCGTAAAGAAATGTGGTCAACATATTCTTTTAAAGCTCTTGAGAGAAAACTTGACATTCACCAACAAAGTCTATCAAGGGCTTTGAAAAGGCTTTTAGAATTGAACCTAATTGAGAAAACATCATCAGGGTACAAGTTGGTTGAAAGAAATGCCTATAACTTGAATCCAGTATTGGATGATAATCTTTTAAATGAAGAGCTAGAAATAGATAAATCAAAAAAAAATAGAAAATATAAGCAATTAATCCAAATCTATATGCCTATAAAGGGTAACATCGAACCCATAGTGGATCATTTAACTCGGAAATGGTTTGGCAATTTAAGATGGTTTGGTCTGACAAAAAAAGAAACAGGTTTTAGACTTCAATGGATAGTGGTAGATAAATACAGTAACAGTAAAATATTTCAGATTAATGTTAGTGTTATATCAGATTATGTTATTTTAGAGTCCGATGCCATTTCTGATAGTGAGAAAGTTGAAGCTATGCATTACTCAAACAGGATAATTGAAGAGATAGTAAAAGTTCTTAAGGGGAACTTACATGAAGAACACATACCAAAAAAGGAATACACCCCTGTTTACACTAATGACATAAAATTTTCGCAAAATAGAAATAATTGA
- a CDS encoding ABC transporter permease, with protein MTRPSFRTNIRPENHSRFYWMLSDSFVLAQRSIKHITRNLDQLFSVALFPIMFFLLFRYVFGGAIDTGDMSYVNFLVAGIFVQMLAFGANYTTMNLAIDLQRGIVNRFRSLPISRSALLIGHVGADLVRNMISGLIVIGVSFLVGFHPVASVTEWVSIFGLAILFSLAISWISAIMGLIVKSIEAAQWTGFIVIFPLTFVSSAFVPTDTMPGPLRFFAENQPLTHVIEAIRSWLVGTPIGDSGWLAFAWCTGIIVIAMPVATWLFKRQTLR; from the coding sequence ATGACCAGACCATCTTTTAGAACCAATATCAGACCAGAAAATCACTCAAGATTCTATTGGATGCTCAGTGATTCTTTTGTACTGGCCCAGCGAAGCATCAAACATATTACTAGGAATTTGGATCAACTTTTTTCCGTTGCTCTATTTCCCATCATGTTTTTCTTGTTGTTTCGATATGTATTTGGAGGTGCTATAGATACTGGTGATATGAGCTATGTCAACTTTTTGGTGGCTGGCATTTTTGTCCAAATGCTTGCTTTTGGTGCGAACTATACAACTATGAATTTAGCCATCGATCTTCAAAGAGGTATAGTTAATAGGTTCCGATCTCTTCCCATTTCACGATCTGCTCTGCTAATAGGTCATGTTGGAGCAGATCTAGTCAGAAACATGATTTCAGGTCTAATTGTAATTGGGGTTAGTTTTCTGGTAGGATTTCACCCTGTGGCCAGTGTTACTGAATGGGTATCGATATTTGGCCTAGCCATCCTTTTTTCATTAGCTATTTCTTGGATATCGGCCATTATGGGGCTAATCGTCAAGAGTATCGAAGCTGCTCAGTGGACTGGTTTTATCGTTATTTTTCCACTAACCTTTGTGAGCAGTGCTTTCGTACCTACCGATACTATGCCAGGACCATTAAGATTCTTTGCTGAAAATCAGCCTCTTACACATGTAATAGAAGCGATTCGTTCTTGGTTGGTTGGGACCCCAATAGGTGATTCCGGATGGCTTGCGTTTGCCTGGTGTACAGGTATTATCGTGATTGCAATGCCTGTGGCAACATGGTTGTTCAAGCGTCAGACGTTAAGATAA
- a CDS encoding ATP-binding cassette domain-containing protein yields the protein MSRIKDDNYNTKNFNNSTDSNYSNETVVSVKGLRKSFKKLTVLDGIDFDIKKGTILALLGPNGAGKTTTIHILSTLLLPDKGIARISGFDVVKEVDKVRSLIGLTGQYAALDEYLTGRENLQMIGRLYRLSHQDIKQRTDELLELFDLVDAANRAVKNYSGGMRRRLDLAVSLIASPPIIFLDEPTSGLDPRSRLIMWDTIKQLADSGTTILLTTQDMDEADHLASRIVVLNGGKIIAEGTSDELKQQVGSERLEITFMNTSYFEKAKEVIQVEKFHADSKMRTISFVTTGGVHQLRQVLSRLDEANIEVENISFHSPTLDDVFLILTGHSTEQSNREEREKEVPKQ from the coding sequence ATGTCAAGAATTAAAGATGACAATTACAACACAAAAAATTTCAATAATTCAACCGATAGCAATTATTCGAACGAAACCGTTGTATCAGTCAAAGGATTGAGAAAATCATTCAAAAAACTTACTGTACTCGACGGGATTGATTTTGATATCAAAAAAGGTACTATTCTTGCTTTATTGGGACCGAACGGGGCTGGAAAAACCACAACTATTCACATTTTAAGTACATTACTTTTGCCTGATAAGGGCATTGCTCGAATTAGCGGTTTTGATGTGGTTAAGGAAGTTGACAAAGTACGTAGTTTAATTGGCCTGACTGGTCAATATGCAGCTTTAGATGAATACTTGACAGGTAGAGAAAATCTGCAAATGATTGGTCGTTTATATCGTCTCAGTCACCAGGACATTAAACAAAGGACAGACGAATTACTTGAATTATTTGATCTTGTAGATGCAGCTAATCGAGCTGTAAAGAATTATTCAGGTGGTATGCGTCGCCGTTTGGACCTTGCTGTCAGTTTGATTGCTTCTCCACCGATAATTTTTTTAGACGAACCTACTTCAGGTCTTGATCCACGTAGTCGGTTAATTATGTGGGACACTATTAAACAATTAGCTGACAGTGGTACAACAATACTTCTTACTACTCAAGATATGGATGAAGCGGATCATTTGGCAAGTAGAATTGTGGTTCTTAACGGCGGCAAAATTATAGCAGAGGGCACTTCAGATGAACTAAAACAGCAGGTGGGTTCCGAACGCTTAGAGATAACCTTTATGAATACCAGCTATTTTGAAAAAGCTAAAGAGGTTATTCAGGTAGAAAAATTTCATGCAGACAGTAAGATGCGTACTATAAGTTTCGTAACTACAGGTGGAGTCCATCAACTAAGACAAGTTCTTAGTCGATTAGACGAAGCAAATATAGAAGTAGAAAATATATCTTTTCATAGTCCCACGCTAGATGACGTTTTCCTCATTCTTACGGGCCATTCAACAGAGCAATCAAATAGAGAAGAAAGAGAAAAAGAGGTCCCTAAGCAATGA
- a CDS encoding radical SAM protein, whose protein sequence is MGITDIIKDAPTIFSILSKYISIKFFKSKPFIYGSADIINVCNLHCSHCYWWKTRRNELDELSTGDWKEIIKQTFKKHRVYVVTLVGGEPMMRQDIIKVFCDEMPRRICVVTNGTYPLVRFDNLYFYWVSLDGTEEVHDSIRGKGAYSKTKKNILDYINGPARNGKPAWKDIWITMTINSLNYTTIEDLINEWKDTINKIGFQFHTPFADNDPLWLPYGNNRTDIINNILRLRSKYPDFIMNTEKQLELMKGNWGGIKTNPVDCPSWAILSLDHKGKSKQPCCIGSSDSKAMKPICEKCGLGCYSILVAQGLKNK, encoded by the coding sequence ATGGGTATAACAGATATAATAAAAGACGCACCTACAATTTTTAGTATCCTAAGTAAATATATCTCCATTAAGTTTTTTAAGTCAAAACCATTCATCTATGGCTCTGCAGATATCATCAATGTCTGTAATTTACATTGTTCGCATTGTTACTGGTGGAAAACCAGAAGAAATGAACTAGATGAATTGAGTACTGGAGACTGGAAAGAGATAATAAAACAGACCTTTAAAAAACATCGTGTTTATGTAGTCACACTGGTAGGAGGAGAACCCATGATGCGTCAAGATATAATAAAGGTTTTCTGCGACGAGATGCCCAGAAGAATATGTGTAGTAACAAACGGTACTTATCCTCTTGTCAGATTTGATAATCTTTACTTTTACTGGGTATCCCTTGATGGGACAGAAGAAGTACATGATAGCATAAGAGGAAAAGGCGCATATTCGAAAACCAAAAAGAACATTTTAGATTATATCAATGGACCTGCTCGCAATGGAAAACCAGCGTGGAAGGACATTTGGATCACTATGACTATAAATTCTCTGAATTATACCACCATCGAAGATCTGATTAATGAATGGAAAGATACGATAAATAAAATAGGGTTTCAATTTCATACTCCTTTTGCAGATAATGATCCACTTTGGTTACCATATGGCAATAACAGAACTGATATAATTAACAATATTCTAAGACTAAGAAGTAAATACCCAGATTTCATCATGAATACTGAAAAACAACTAGAGTTAATGAAGGGCAACTGGGGAGGAATTAAAACTAATCCCGTTGACTGTCCTTCATGGGCAATATTATCATTGGACCACAAAGGGAAGTCGAAACAGCCTTGTTGTATAGGAAGCTCGGATAGTAAAGCAATGAAGCCAATATGTGAAAAATGTGGACTGGGATGTTATTCGATATTAGTTGCTCAAGGTTTGAAAAATAAATGA
- a CDS encoding glycoside hydrolase family 130 protein, with translation MKSEILKRYSNNPILIPNKNNWWESEAVFNCAILYDGKKIHMLYRAIGEYEHYLSRIGYASSDDGYLFSRRDGIAFNPTLDYEKFGIEDPRLSEIDNQIYITYVVLPDRPKKGPMVSTALATTGDYSKFERLGIITNEGMDNKDVVLFPSKLPSKDTLNGEKMTYFCLHRPSSWVGDAYGIDRPGIWIGEGSTLTGFETHSLLMKPEQKWEELKIGAGSPPIRTKYGWLVIYHGVSADRTYSAGAALLDLEDPYKIICRSKEPILVPTTQYEKYGDVNNVVFPTGACIINGELFVYYGGADKVCCLATAKISDLVDYIFQNS, from the coding sequence TTGAAGTCCGAAATCCTAAAAAGATACTCAAATAATCCTATACTTATTCCCAATAAGAATAACTGGTGGGAATCAGAAGCTGTTTTTAACTGTGCCATATTATATGATGGAAAAAAAATTCATATGCTTTATCGTGCGATCGGAGAATATGAACACTACCTTTCAAGAATAGGATATGCATCCAGTGATGATGGTTATCTCTTTAGTCGGCGTGATGGAATAGCGTTTAATCCAACATTGGACTATGAAAAATTCGGTATCGAAGATCCTCGATTGTCTGAAATCGACAATCAAATCTACATTACTTATGTAGTATTACCTGATCGTCCAAAAAAAGGCCCAATGGTATCAACCGCATTAGCAACTACTGGAGATTATTCAAAATTTGAAAGACTGGGCATCATTACAAATGAAGGGATGGATAACAAAGATGTGGTTCTTTTTCCGTCCAAATTGCCCTCTAAAGATACATTGAATGGCGAAAAGATGACCTACTTCTGCCTGCATAGGCCAAGTTCTTGGGTAGGTGACGCATACGGAATAGATAGACCTGGTATATGGATTGGAGAGGGATCTACTTTGACAGGGTTTGAAACCCATAGTTTGCTTATGAAACCGGAACAAAAATGGGAAGAATTAAAGATCGGTGCTGGTTCTCCGCCTATTAGAACAAAATACGGCTGGTTAGTGATATATCATGGTGTGAGTGCAGACAGAACCTATAGTGCTGGTGCTGCACTTCTTGATTTAGAAGATCCATATAAAATAATTTGTAGAAGCAAAGAACCCATTTTAGTACCTACCACCCAATATGAGAAATATGGCGATGTAAACAATGTGGTCTTTCCCACAGGTGCTTGCATTATCAATGGAGAACTTTTTGTCTATTATGGTGGTGCGGATAAGGTGTGTTGCCTTGCAACGGCCAAAATAAGCGACCTAGTAGATTATATTTTTCAAAATAGTTAA
- a CDS encoding glycosyltransferase family 4 protein, with translation MMSYKLNKYDKSPLKILMVSTEYPPIPGGVGRYAKNLTEGLKRSGMKVSVLCNEKGKGDYRGIDPENGNNSKIILDVIDESVPDLVHIQLEHGLYGLKMDAINPSNLSTNIDEFYKECKIPIITTFHSAYPLRQWMELSKHPNLLNKNMITFPINLSKQIIAYWKRFINYRSFNTANKQKMQMSQANIVFSNYLAKLISENENISNDGKTLKNFTVIYHGAEPNLNMPLKKKEAREAYSLPLNRKIALFFGFMTHTKGWDILNDMDIPDDWAMVINQSENLYNPIKPTSIEGRDNQNRAPHTERKDTQHSKIINLNRGFLTDKELSILFYACDIIILPYTVTSGSGVMFDALAHGLPFIATDLGFFREFANKGLGIVVKRRPNEFAKAIKKLEANYSQYTKRIEEFNKDLTWDNVALQHFALYNTVLSKNEGIKNNLFPYASP, from the coding sequence ATGATGTCTTATAAGTTAAATAAATATGATAAATCTCCATTAAAAATTCTAATGGTTTCCACCGAATATCCACCCATTCCCGGAGGCGTTGGGAGGTATGCAAAGAATCTCACAGAGGGATTAAAAAGATCGGGTATGAAAGTTTCTGTTTTATGCAACGAGAAAGGAAAAGGGGATTATCGGGGTATTGATCCCGAAAATGGCAATAATTCCAAAATAATACTAGATGTAATTGATGAGTCTGTCCCTGATCTTGTGCATATACAATTAGAACATGGACTTTATGGACTAAAAATGGATGCTATCAATCCAAGTAACTTAAGTACCAACATAGACGAATTTTATAAAGAATGTAAAATACCCATAATTACGACATTTCATTCTGCATATCCCTTACGACAATGGATGGAGCTATCAAAACACCCTAATCTTTTGAATAAAAACATGATTACCTTTCCGATCAACCTAAGCAAGCAAATAATAGCGTATTGGAAACGTTTCATAAACTACCGATCTTTTAATACAGCAAACAAGCAAAAAATGCAAATGAGTCAGGCTAATATCGTTTTTTCAAATTATTTGGCCAAATTAATATCCGAAAATGAAAATATCAGTAATGACGGAAAAACATTGAAAAATTTTACTGTTATATACCATGGTGCAGAACCAAATTTGAATATGCCTTTAAAGAAAAAGGAGGCAAGGGAGGCATACTCCTTACCACTAAATCGTAAAATAGCTCTATTCTTTGGATTCATGACGCATACAAAAGGTTGGGACATATTGAATGATATGGATATTCCGGATGATTGGGCGATGGTAATTAATCAATCTGAAAATTTATACAATCCAATAAAGCCGACTTCAATAGAGGGTCGTGATAACCAGAATAGAGCTCCACACACAGAAAGGAAAGATACGCAGCATAGTAAAATAATTAATTTGAATCGAGGATTCTTAACAGATAAAGAACTTTCAATTCTTTTTTATGCATGTGACATAATCATCCTCCCCTATACCGTAACCTCAGGTTCAGGGGTAATGTTTGATGCCCTAGCTCACGGATTACCATTCATAGCAACTGATTTGGGTTTCTTCAGAGAATTTGCAAATAAAGGACTAGGGATAGTAGTAAAAAGAAGACCTAATGAATTTGCCAAGGCAATAAAGAAACTAGAAGCTAATTACTCCCAGTATACTAAAAGAATTGAGGAATTCAATAAGGATTTAACGTGGGATAATGTTGCGTTGCAGCATTTTGCACTATATAACACAGTTTTAAGTAAGAACGAGGGAATCAAAAACAATCTCTTCCCTTATGCCAGCCCATAA
- a CDS encoding universal stress protein yields MNDNKSNILVPFDATELSVKALDKARDLAANQSSTIIVLYIIDDTSFYPQEIAKFISNLDDLDKARHYYEKSIREGAEIMIGNEVDRLTHEGVAAKSIIRVGHPADEILTVSKEENSSMIVMGSSGSLKKRHDRKGIGSISRWISEVATCPVVLVR; encoded by the coding sequence ATGAATGACAATAAATCCAATATTTTGGTTCCATTTGATGCGACTGAGCTGTCAGTAAAGGCCTTAGATAAGGCTAGAGATCTTGCAGCAAACCAGAGTTCTACTATAATTGTTTTGTATATTATTGATGATACAAGCTTCTACCCTCAAGAAATTGCAAAGTTTATTTCAAATTTGGATGATCTCGATAAAGCTAGGCATTATTATGAGAAATCAATTAGGGAGGGAGCTGAGATCATGATTGGAAATGAGGTAGATAGATTAACCCATGAAGGTGTTGCAGCCAAGTCAATAATTCGGGTAGGCCATCCGGCAGATGAAATTCTTACCGTATCTAAAGAAGAGAATTCGAGTATGATAGTAATGGGTAGTAGTGGATCATTGAAGAAAAGGCATGATAGAAAAGGTATAGGAAGTATTTCTCGCTGGATTTCAGAAGTAGCAACGTGTCCAGTCGTTTTGGTAAGATAA
- a CDS encoding DUF421 domain-containing protein: protein MDIVTSFLEYLNTALSFEPALTLSIIMRTLIVSGIILFVIKWIGSKGVNQLTAYQLIIILSLGNIVAEPMLNNDAPILSMVTVVVIIIVLFKLLDYVSAKNKRMEKIINPDVIELVKDGQMDEEGMIKARIGMKEYQSFMRLAGIRDIQEIDISNLEINGQISFIKKERHG, encoded by the coding sequence ATGGACATTGTTACATCATTTCTAGAATATCTGAATACCGCGTTGAGTTTTGAACCTGCGTTAACATTATCCATCATCATGAGGACGTTGATTGTATCTGGAATTATTCTTTTTGTAATAAAATGGATTGGAAGTAAAGGAGTCAATCAATTAACCGCCTATCAATTAATCATAATATTGAGCCTTGGAAACATTGTGGCAGAACCTATGCTGAATAATGACGCACCAATATTATCTATGGTTACTGTCGTAGTTATCATCATCGTATTATTTAAGCTGTTAGATTATGTAAGTGCCAAAAATAAAAGAATGGAGAAAATAATAAATCCAGACGTCATAGAATTGGTTAAGGATGGGCAAATGGATGAGGAAGGAATGATAAAAGCTAGAATAGGTATGAAAGAGTATCAATCTTTTATGCGATTGGCAGGAATAAGAGATATACAGGAGATAGACATTTCAAATTTAGAGATAAATGGCCAAATAAGTTTCATTAAAAAAGAACGACACGGGTGA
- a CDS encoding PsbP-related protein — protein sequence MVFYSAVFCFGLITLTYYEYNLVYGSLASSNSTESNLNYTIYSNDRLGISFEYPSEWNVDEKINRFSKYSDVQVYNGSSSFKIMKSQSISDTEMAEKLGGLKEVVELILPPEERVVGEIEENMYAIDGTDTVSVLTAMEGLTNIPDKGLERILLIHDDVLYILTYQNIVDKFDSKQSQETIGHILSSFRFIDSNNEDGRDGDGDNEDDDQNLTS from the coding sequence TTGGTATTTTATAGTGCTGTTTTCTGCTTTGGGTTAATAACTCTAACATATTATGAATACAACCTTGTCTACGGTTCGTTGGCATCAAGTAATTCAACTGAAAGCAATTTGAATTATACTATCTACTCTAATGATCGGTTGGGAATCAGTTTTGAATATCCTTCTGAATGGAACGTTGACGAGAAAATTAATAGGTTTTCAAAATATTCCGACGTCCAAGTTTACAATGGTAGTAGTTCCTTCAAAATTATGAAATCTCAATCAATCTCTGATACAGAAATGGCAGAGAAATTAGGAGGTTTAAAGGAAGTAGTAGAATTAATTTTGCCGCCAGAAGAAAGGGTAGTTGGAGAGATAGAGGAAAACATGTATGCGATAGATGGTACAGATACCGTGTCAGTGCTAACGGCTATGGAAGGATTGACTAATATTCCTGACAAAGGTTTGGAAAGGATTTTATTGATACATGATGATGTTTTATACATACTTACCTACCAAAATATCGTGGATAAATTTGATTCAAAGCAAAGTCAAGAAACAATTGGACACATATTAAGTTCCTTCAGATTTATAGATTCAAACAATGAAGATGGCCGAGATGGTGATGGTGATAACGAAGATGACGATCAAAATCTGACCAGCTAA